A portion of the Mustela erminea isolate mMusErm1 chromosome 19, mMusErm1.Pri, whole genome shotgun sequence genome contains these proteins:
- the LOC116579136 gene encoding zinc finger protein 615-like isoform X1, which yields MAAPVGARPGRGHVAAAEKPGSSCLFSNKCLRPLLATVRQCRATRAKFGEEFLTFDDVAVDFTWEEWQLLAPAQKDLYRDMMLENYRNLVSVGYHASKPDALSKLERGEFWTREDEMHSQICPEIRNVDDSLQRHLENRSNQKSVEQWCEHDTFANILNQSESHFLLKQKYDIFDLCEKPSKSNLSFESRGINYNSKNSEFNEDAKSRLHTNHEQFYGVIKFPVSVKPINSNSQVIKQQRIHNMQKARVCGDCGKAFVKVSQLIDHQRVHTREKPHGCSLCGKAFSRKSRLTEHQRTHTGLKHECTECDKTFFKKSQFILHQKTHMGQKPYTCNECGKVFIKKCQLIYHQRTHTGEKPHACSLCEKAFSTKFSLTTHQKTHTGEKPYICCDCGKGFIEKRRLVAHQRTHTGEKPFICNECGKGFTLKNSLITHQQTHTEQKLYMCSECGKGFSVKHCLIVHQRSHTGEKPYTCSECGKGFTLKSPLIRHQRMHTGEKPYVCSVCGKGFTMKSDLIVHQRTHTAEKPYICNDCGKGFTVKNRLIVHQRTHTGEKPYICSECGKGFPAKIRLIGHQRTHTGEKPYICNECGKGFTEKSHLNVHRRTHTGEKPYICNECGKGLTGKSMLIAHLRTHTGEKPYICNECGKGFTMKSTLGIHQQTHTGEKPYKCNECDKAFRKKTCLVQHQRFHTGKTSFACPECGKYSLRKNDLITHQRIHTGEKPYECSECGKAFTTKSGLNVHQRKHTGERPYGCSDCGKAFAHLSILVKHKRIHR from the exons ATGGCCGCTCCCGTGGGGGCACGGCCCGGGCGCGGCCATGTTGCCGCAGCGGAAAAGCCGGGATCCAGTTGCCTTTTCTCTAACAAATGCCTCAGACCCCTGTTGGCCACCGTCCGGCAGTGCCGAGCCACGCGGGCGAAGTTCGGCGAA GAATTCCTGACTTTTGATGATGTGGCTGTGGACTTCACCTGGGAGGAGTGGCAGCTCCTGGCCCCTGCTCAGAAGGACCTGTACCGGGACATGATGTTGGAAAATTATAGGAACCTGGTGTCAGTGG GGTATCACGCCAGCAAGCCAGATGCACTCTCCAAGTTGGAGCGAGGAGAATTTTGGACGAGAGAAGATGAAATGCACAGTCAGATCTGCCCAG aAATCAGGAACGTTGATGATTCTCTGCAACGTCACTTGGAAAATCGAAGCAATCAGAAGAGTGTGGAACAATGGTGTGAACATGATACATTTGCGAATATTCTTAATCAGAGTGAAAGTCATTTCCTGTTAAAGCAAAAGTATGATATATTTGACTTATGTGAAAAGCCttcaaaatcaaatttaagtTTTGAAAGCAGGGGTATAAACTATAATTCAAAGAACTCTGAGTTTAATGAAGATGCGAAATCCCGTCTTCATACTAACCATGAACAATTTTATGGTGTAATAAAATTTCCTGTAAGTGTAAAACCCATCAACAGTAATTCCCAGGTCATTAAACAGCAGAGAATTCACAACATGCAGAAAGCCCGTGTATGTGGTGACTGTGGGAAAGCCTTTGTCAAGGTGTCTCAGCTCATTGATCATCAGAGAGTTCATACTCGAGAGAAACCTCATGGATGCAGTCTGTGTGGGAAGGCATTCTCTAGAAAATCCAGGCTAACTGAACATCAGAGAACTCATACAGGACTGAAACACGAATGTACTGAATGTGACAAAACATTCTTCAAGAAATCACAGTTCATTTTACACCAGAAAACTCATATGGGACAGAAGCCTTATACATGTAACGAATGTGGGAAAGTGTTCATCAAGAAGTGTCAGCTTATTTATCATCAGCGAACTCATACAGGAGAGAAGCCCCATGCATGCAGTCTATGTGAGAAAGCCTTCTCTACAAAGTTCAGTCTCACTACACATCAGAAAactcatacaggagagaaaccttataTATGCTGTGACTGTGGAAAAGGCTTCATCGAGAAGAGGCGTCTTGTTGCACATCAGCGAActcatactggtgagaaaccttTTATatgcaatgaatgtgggaaaggTTTCACCTTGAAGAACAGTCTTATCACACATCAGCAAACTCATACAGAACAGAAATTGTATATGTGCAGTGAATGTGGAAAAGGCTTTTCAGTGAAGCACTGTCTGATCGTACATCAGCGATctcatacaggagagaaaccctacaCATGCAGTGAGTGTGGAAAAGGCTTCACCTTGAAGAGTCCTCTCATCAGACATCAGCGAATGCATACAGGAGAAAAGCCCTATGTGTGCAGCGTATGTGGAAAAGGGTTTACCATGAAGAGTGATCTCATTGTACACCAGCGAACTCATACTGCAGAGAAGCCATATATATGCAATGATTGTGGGAAAGGCTTCACCGTGAAGAACCGTCTGATTGTACATCAACGcactcacacaggagagaaaccttatatatgcagtgaatgtgggaaaggcTTTCCAGCAAAGATACGGCTGATTGGACATCAACGAACTCATACAGGAGAGAAGCCCTATATATGCAATGAATGTGGAAAAGGCTTCACAGAGAAGAGTCATCTCAATGTACATAGGCGCactcatacaggagagaaaccctatatATGTAACGAATGTGGCAAAGGCTTAACTGGGAAAAGCATGCTCATTGCCCATTTGCGAACTCATACTGGGGAGAAACCGTATATATGCAATGAATGTGGAAAGGGCTTCACCATGAAGAGTACTCTGGGTATACATCAGCAAACTCACACTGGGGAGAAACCATACAAATGCAATGAATGTGATAAAGCTTTCAGGAAGAAAACCTGCCTCGTACAACATCAGAGATTTCACACAGGAAAAACTTCCTTTGCGTGTCCTGAATGTGGAAAATATTCTTTGCGTAAAAATGACCTCATTAcccatcagagaattcacacaggagagaaaccgtATGAATGCAgcgagtgtgggaaagccttcactACAAAGTCAGGGCTCAATGTTCATCAAAGGAAACATACAGGAGAGAGGCCCTATGGATGCAGTGATTGTGGGAAAGCTTTTGCCCACTTGTCAATCCTTGTTAAACATAAGAGAATTCATAGATAG
- the LOC116579136 gene encoding zinc finger protein 615-like isoform X2: MMIQAQEFLTFDDVAVDFTWEEWQLLAPAQKDLYRDMMLENYRNLVSVGYHASKPDALSKLERGEFWTREDEMHSQICPEIRNVDDSLQRHLENRSNQKSVEQWCEHDTFANILNQSESHFLLKQKYDIFDLCEKPSKSNLSFESRGINYNSKNSEFNEDAKSRLHTNHEQFYGVIKFPVSVKPINSNSQVIKQQRIHNMQKARVCGDCGKAFVKVSQLIDHQRVHTREKPHGCSLCGKAFSRKSRLTEHQRTHTGLKHECTECDKTFFKKSQFILHQKTHMGQKPYTCNECGKVFIKKCQLIYHQRTHTGEKPHACSLCEKAFSTKFSLTTHQKTHTGEKPYICCDCGKGFIEKRRLVAHQRTHTGEKPFICNECGKGFTLKNSLITHQQTHTEQKLYMCSECGKGFSVKHCLIVHQRSHTGEKPYTCSECGKGFTLKSPLIRHQRMHTGEKPYVCSVCGKGFTMKSDLIVHQRTHTAEKPYICNDCGKGFTVKNRLIVHQRTHTGEKPYICSECGKGFPAKIRLIGHQRTHTGEKPYICNECGKGFTEKSHLNVHRRTHTGEKPYICNECGKGLTGKSMLIAHLRTHTGEKPYICNECGKGFTMKSTLGIHQQTHTGEKPYKCNECDKAFRKKTCLVQHQRFHTGKTSFACPECGKYSLRKNDLITHQRIHTGEKPYECSECGKAFTTKSGLNVHQRKHTGERPYGCSDCGKAFAHLSILVKHKRIHR, translated from the exons ATGATGATCCAGGCCCAG GAATTCCTGACTTTTGATGATGTGGCTGTGGACTTCACCTGGGAGGAGTGGCAGCTCCTGGCCCCTGCTCAGAAGGACCTGTACCGGGACATGATGTTGGAAAATTATAGGAACCTGGTGTCAGTGG GGTATCACGCCAGCAAGCCAGATGCACTCTCCAAGTTGGAGCGAGGAGAATTTTGGACGAGAGAAGATGAAATGCACAGTCAGATCTGCCCAG aAATCAGGAACGTTGATGATTCTCTGCAACGTCACTTGGAAAATCGAAGCAATCAGAAGAGTGTGGAACAATGGTGTGAACATGATACATTTGCGAATATTCTTAATCAGAGTGAAAGTCATTTCCTGTTAAAGCAAAAGTATGATATATTTGACTTATGTGAAAAGCCttcaaaatcaaatttaagtTTTGAAAGCAGGGGTATAAACTATAATTCAAAGAACTCTGAGTTTAATGAAGATGCGAAATCCCGTCTTCATACTAACCATGAACAATTTTATGGTGTAATAAAATTTCCTGTAAGTGTAAAACCCATCAACAGTAATTCCCAGGTCATTAAACAGCAGAGAATTCACAACATGCAGAAAGCCCGTGTATGTGGTGACTGTGGGAAAGCCTTTGTCAAGGTGTCTCAGCTCATTGATCATCAGAGAGTTCATACTCGAGAGAAACCTCATGGATGCAGTCTGTGTGGGAAGGCATTCTCTAGAAAATCCAGGCTAACTGAACATCAGAGAACTCATACAGGACTGAAACACGAATGTACTGAATGTGACAAAACATTCTTCAAGAAATCACAGTTCATTTTACACCAGAAAACTCATATGGGACAGAAGCCTTATACATGTAACGAATGTGGGAAAGTGTTCATCAAGAAGTGTCAGCTTATTTATCATCAGCGAACTCATACAGGAGAGAAGCCCCATGCATGCAGTCTATGTGAGAAAGCCTTCTCTACAAAGTTCAGTCTCACTACACATCAGAAAactcatacaggagagaaaccttataTATGCTGTGACTGTGGAAAAGGCTTCATCGAGAAGAGGCGTCTTGTTGCACATCAGCGAActcatactggtgagaaaccttTTATatgcaatgaatgtgggaaaggTTTCACCTTGAAGAACAGTCTTATCACACATCAGCAAACTCATACAGAACAGAAATTGTATATGTGCAGTGAATGTGGAAAAGGCTTTTCAGTGAAGCACTGTCTGATCGTACATCAGCGATctcatacaggagagaaaccctacaCATGCAGTGAGTGTGGAAAAGGCTTCACCTTGAAGAGTCCTCTCATCAGACATCAGCGAATGCATACAGGAGAAAAGCCCTATGTGTGCAGCGTATGTGGAAAAGGGTTTACCATGAAGAGTGATCTCATTGTACACCAGCGAACTCATACTGCAGAGAAGCCATATATATGCAATGATTGTGGGAAAGGCTTCACCGTGAAGAACCGTCTGATTGTACATCAACGcactcacacaggagagaaaccttatatatgcagtgaatgtgggaaaggcTTTCCAGCAAAGATACGGCTGATTGGACATCAACGAACTCATACAGGAGAGAAGCCCTATATATGCAATGAATGTGGAAAAGGCTTCACAGAGAAGAGTCATCTCAATGTACATAGGCGCactcatacaggagagaaaccctatatATGTAACGAATGTGGCAAAGGCTTAACTGGGAAAAGCATGCTCATTGCCCATTTGCGAACTCATACTGGGGAGAAACCGTATATATGCAATGAATGTGGAAAGGGCTTCACCATGAAGAGTACTCTGGGTATACATCAGCAAACTCACACTGGGGAGAAACCATACAAATGCAATGAATGTGATAAAGCTTTCAGGAAGAAAACCTGCCTCGTACAACATCAGAGATTTCACACAGGAAAAACTTCCTTTGCGTGTCCTGAATGTGGAAAATATTCTTTGCGTAAAAATGACCTCATTAcccatcagagaattcacacaggagagaaaccgtATGAATGCAgcgagtgtgggaaagccttcactACAAAGTCAGGGCTCAATGTTCATCAAAGGAAACATACAGGAGAGAGGCCCTATGGATGCAGTGATTGTGGGAAAGCTTTTGCCCACTTGTCAATCCTTGTTAAACATAAGAGAATTCATAGATAG